TCCGACCTCGGTGCCGCACGCGGACGCGGCGGGCGGCGGCTCGCCGACGTCCGGTCCCTCCGCCGCCGGCGGCTGAACCGGCAGGTGTCCGAAAGGCTCAACGCACTTGCCGGACGTCTCTACCCTCCGGGTCATGACGTACGAGCCGATGATGGTTCCCAGCCGGAAGCCCAACCGGACGACTCGTACCGTCCTGATCGTCGTCGGCGTGGTGTTGACGGTGTGCTGCGTTGTCGGCCTCTGCGGCGGGTTCTGGTTCTACCGCTCCATCAAGGACGCCGTCAAACCGGTCCGGGTGGCCACGGCTGCGTACATCGACGACGTGCGGGCCGGCAACTACCCGGCCGCGTACGGGCGGTTGTGCGGGGAGATACGCGAG
This portion of the Micromonospora zamorensis genome encodes:
- a CDS encoding DUF4878 domain-containing protein → MTYEPMMVPSRKPNRTTRTVLIVVGVVLTVCCVVGLCGGFWFYRSIKDAVKPVRVATAAYIDDVRAGNYPAAYGRLCGEIRETMTQADFARIQAAQLKIGSYKIVGVYVNNSNGRVTGTSTVEMVQEATGAQMTQTMVLVKEDGEWRVCQ